From Nematostella vectensis chromosome 14, jaNemVect1.1, whole genome shotgun sequence, a single genomic window includes:
- the LOC5503166 gene encoding uncharacterized protein LOC5503166 isoform X3, with the protein MELWQQIADFTLENASQTLPDQWNFRYLEITGRHLGPPRSINDVCERIPKLQIETRARYVKPKEQSRVATLFKYTSPRRPKSPPRSIKEKIVTVKVVVAKKDDKTPKRNCICSCQDNASFKSSRKQLAAETSEDDEDDIEISYEELLGVIESYDRGVQKEATSAITRLVRRFSGGKILTESDAVKTLKMLDTDNSAVQGGILILLTKLSEGAINAKSLLEHSIMDDLIYLMLLGATAHVQIEAARCIAQLTKREEHAQLWMETMVISGTEALFGVLTAQEPVPDELRDVALTAVNHLASHAQMAQLLIEFGLDGVVQSLAHKRHAIEVLNSIISHDVTSCERFVAKHEAEVLPRILNVLQYNTCSQQQEAVRFLATLTLFKPGIQPVITHHALGHLLWAMTCSHCRFVRDHASRAMKNIINNPDKTAVLEALTDLSTSHDSINTHASITAGITVETTRLLNKFLNNPKASKLEKAVAEMVSVLSLAFQTDSLSICGNERTLCISEPVNKAVKGFTKGRIAKPNNPDARYLSSLRVLTNTVVAMVSLIRLTDRDENGNEKTCTQASGANPSLAALLIQYGGIRLFTQLQFLSSKLQHINPPSFHAIDPTTLPPKDLVSTMKNARTELIFASTKPKQETRKQYPSFGFHSTELNFVRETINFLLYLVKATASSFDPSVEDLNVFESKPVRTSHSKGKHLSFKASASMVRNAVRFTRIAQAHQEDSGKEKKKSGKGRKSRSRPLSSRASVGSRDTAMPVRSAPSPSPTTTTVAPPALTGRLGSTSQDETAHYIKQSLLDAKVISHLAPWVTCGIYDIQTSVIKVIRYLMHVQKKSKQASGHQAQPREAWGQDPPAQTRANIESQRPTSSVPGNSKTKSVHLGHVSARHVVQYCGAYLLDLLGPPAAPGLGRASLMVIREAVINGEDDSRLKLVKLGCFNRIIDYIRGNEQEAEYQALGLVVVRSLVSSDQSLKQLFFAHGGMSLVMALNDYKEGLVKEEAGYTLTSFAKALTRFARYGH; encoded by the exons ATGGAGTTATGGCAACAGATTGCGGATTTCACACTGGAGAATGCTAGCCAAACGCTGCCGGATCAGTGGAATTTTAGATACTTGGAGATAACTGGAAGGCACTTGGGGCCACCTAGAAGTATTAACGATGTTTGTGAACGGATTCCTAAGCTTCAAATCGAAACGAGGGCCCGTTATGTCAAGCCTAAGGAACAGTCGCGTGTTGCTACACTCTTTAAATACACTTCGCCAAGGCGACCGAAATCACCACCGCGATCTATCAAAGAGAAAATAGTCACAGTCAAAGTCGTGGTCGCTAAAAAGGATGATAAAACTCCTAAACGGAATTGTATTTGTTCATGCCAAGATAATGCTTCATTTAAAAGCTCGAGAAAACAGTTAGCTGCTGAGACTTCTGaagatgatgaggatgatatAGAAATCTCGTACGAAGAGTTGTTGGGGGTCATTGAGAGTTATGATAGAGGTGTACAGAAGGAGGCTACATCGGCAATAACTCGGCTTGTGCGAAGATTTTCGGGTGGCAAGATTCTTACTGAAAGCGATGCGGTCAAG ACCTTGAAGATGTTGGATACAGATAACTCGGCCGTTCAG GGTGGCATACTGATACTGCTGACCAAATTAAGCGAAGGCGCCATAAACGCCAAGAGTTTACTGGAACATTCCATCATGGACGACTTAATCTACCTGATGCTGCTAGGAGCTACTGCGCATGTGCAGATCGAGGCGGCGAGGTGTATCGCCCAG CTGACGAAGCGCgaggagcatgcgcagttgtgGATGGAAACCATGGTCATTTCTGGAACCGAGGCTTTATTCGGCGTTCTGACCGCGCAGGAGCCTGTGCCTGACGAGCTACGTGACGTTGCCTTGACGGCTGTCAATCATTTAGCTTCACATGCACAAATGGCACAGCTGTTGATCGAGTTCGGACTTGACGGCGTGGTTCAATCATTAGCACATAAG CGCCACGCGATTGAGGTATTAAACAGTATAATATCACACGACGTCACTTCCTGTGAGAGATTTGTCGCCAAGCACGAGGCCGAGGTGTTGCCAAGGATACTGAATGTTCTCCAATACAACACTTG CTCCCAGCAACAAGAGGCAGTCCGTTTTCTTGCGACTCTGACCCTTTTTAAGCCCGGTATTCAGCCAGTCATTACCCATCATGCTCTAGGCCATCTGCTGTGGGCGATGACGTGCTCACACTGTAG GTTCGTCAGGGACCATGCTAGTAGAGCCATGAAAAACATAATCAACAACCCAGACAAAACCGCTGTCCTAGAGGCTCTTACCGACCTCTCAACGTCACATGATTCCATCAATACGCATGCTTCAATTACTGCTGGTATCACCGTGGAGACAACTCGACTATTAAACAAATTCCTAAATAACCCTAAAGCTTCAAAGCTGGAGAAAGCCGTTGCAGAGATGGTTTCAGTGTTATCGTTAGCTTTTCAGACGGACTCGCTATCGATATGTGGCAATGAAAGGACGTTGTGCATTAGTGAACCTGTCAATAAAGCCGTTAAAGGGTTTACAAAAGGCAGGATAGCAAAGCCAAATAACCCGGATGCAAGGTATCTTAGCAGCTTAAGAGTACTAACCAATACTGTCGTTGCCATGGTGAGTCTTATCAGGCTGACGGACAGAGATGAGAATGGTAATGAGAAGACGTGTACTCAGGCCAGCGG CGCAAATCCCAGTCTTGCCGCTTTGTTGATCCAATATGGCGGTATTCGACTTTTTACTCAACTCCAGTTCCTGAGTAGCAAACTACAGCATATCAACCCACCATCTTTCCACGCGATTGACCCAACAACTCTACCACCGAAGGACCTTGTTTCTACTATGAAAAACGCGCGGACAGAACTTATATTTGCCTCAACAAAACCTAAACAAGAAACCAGAAAACAGTATCCCAGCTTTGGCTTCCATTCTACTGAACTAAATTTCGTTCGAGAAACAATCAACTTTTTATTGTACTTAGTCAAAGCGACAGCTTCAAGTTTTGACCCGTCTGTTGAGGATTTGAACGTATTTGAGTCAAAACCAGTAAGAACGAGTCATAGCAAAGGAAAGCATTTATCATTCAAGGCGTCAGCGAGCATGGTGAGGAATGCCGTGCGGTTTACTCGAATAGCGCAAGCGCATCAAGAAGATAGTGgaaaagagaagaaaaagagtGGCAAAGGGCGCAAAAGCAGATCAAG GCCCCTTAGTAGCCGAGCCTCCGTCGGTAGCCGAGACACAGCTATGCCGGTTCGCAGCGCACCCAGTCCATCTCCGACTACTACAACCGTTGCACCTCCCGCCCTGACTGGAAGACTGGGTTCTACTTCTCAGGACGAGACGGCTCACTATATCAAACAGAGCCTGTTGGATGCTAAAGTGATTTCGCACCTGGCGccatgggttacctgtggaaTCTATGATATACAG ACCAGCGTTATTAAAGTGATAAGATACCTTATGCACGTACAAAAGAAATCAAAGCAAGCCAGTGGCCATCAAGCACAACCGAGAGAGGCCTGGGGACAAGATCCTCCTGCCCAGACGCGCGCTAACATAGAGAGCCAGCGGCCGACTAGCAGCGTGCCTGGCAACTCCAAGACAAAGTCTGTGCATCTTGGTCACGTGAGTGCTCGTCACGTGGTACAATATTGTGGGGCGTACCTCTTAGATTTGCTAGGGCCGCCGGCCGCGCCGGGATTGGGGCGAGCGTCATTAATGGTTATCCGCGAAGCTGTTATAAATGGAGAG GATGACAGCAGACTCAAATTAGTCAAGCTCGGCTGTTTTAACCGCATCATCGACTACATCCGGGGTAACGAACAGGAAGCTGAGTACCAAGCCCTAGGACTTGTGGTCGTGCGTAGCCTGGTGTCTAGTGACCAGTCTCTCAAGCAGTTATTCTTCGCTCACGGTGGCATGAGTCTTGTCATGGCGCTCAATGATTACAAGGAGGGACTGGTTAAGGAGGAGGCTGGGTACACTCTCACCTCATTTGCCAAAG cgCTGACGAGGTTTGCTCGATATGGCCACTGA
- the LOC5503166 gene encoding uncharacterized protein LOC5503166 isoform X1 yields MELWQQIADFTLENASQTLPDQWNFRYLEITGRHLGPPRSINDVCERIPKLQIETRARYVKPKEQSRVATLFKYTSPRRPKSPPRSIKEKIVTVKVVVAKKDDKTPKRNCICSCQDNASFKSSRKQLAAETSEDDEDDIEISYEELLGVIESYDRGVQKEATSAITRLVRRFSGGKILTESDAVKTLKMLDTDNSAVQGGILILLTKLSEGAINAKSLLEHSIMDDLIYLMLLGATAHVQIEAARCIAQLTKREEHAQLWMETMVISGTEALFGVLTAQEPVPDELRDVALTAVNHLASHAQMAQLLIEFGLDGVVQSLAHKRHAIEVLNSIISHDVTSCERFVAKHEAEVLPRILNVLQYNTCSQQQEAVRFLATLTLFKPGIQPVITHHALGHLLWAMTCSHCRFVRDHASRAMKNIINNPDKTAVLEALTDLSTSHDSINTHASITAGITVETTRLLNKFLNNPKASKLEKAVAEMVSVLSLAFQTDSLSICGNERTLCISEPVNKAVKGFTKGRIAKPNNPDARYLSSLRVLTNTVVAMVSLIRLTDRDENGNEKTCTQASGANPSLAALLIQYGGIRLFTQLQFLSSKLQHINPPSFHAIDPTTLPPKDLVSTMKNARTELIFASTKPKQETRKQYPSFGFHSTELNFVRETINFLLYLVKATASSFDPSVEDLNVFESKPVRTSHSKGKHLSFKASASMVRNAVRFTRIAQAHQEDSGKEKKKSGKGRKSRSRPLSSRASVGSRDTAMPVRSAPSPSPTTTTVAPPALTGRLGSTSQDETAHYIKQSLLDAKVISHLAPWVTCGIYDIQTSVIKVIRYLMHVQKKSKQASGHQAQPREAWGQDPPAQTRANIESQRPTSSVPGNSKTKSVHLGHVSARHVVQYCGAYLLDLLGPPAAPGLGRASLMVIREAVINGEDDSRLKLVKLGCFNRIIDYIRGNEQEAEYQALGLVVVRSLVSSDQSLKQLFFAHGGMSLVMALNDYKEGLVKEEAGYTLTSFAKAVTSPSYMRSKRAAGRSKKRSRTHTDEDVWDHVVEKWKGQDKVVKVLKKFNVRY; encoded by the exons ATGGAGTTATGGCAACAGATTGCGGATTTCACACTGGAGAATGCTAGCCAAACGCTGCCGGATCAGTGGAATTTTAGATACTTGGAGATAACTGGAAGGCACTTGGGGCCACCTAGAAGTATTAACGATGTTTGTGAACGGATTCCTAAGCTTCAAATCGAAACGAGGGCCCGTTATGTCAAGCCTAAGGAACAGTCGCGTGTTGCTACACTCTTTAAATACACTTCGCCAAGGCGACCGAAATCACCACCGCGATCTATCAAAGAGAAAATAGTCACAGTCAAAGTCGTGGTCGCTAAAAAGGATGATAAAACTCCTAAACGGAATTGTATTTGTTCATGCCAAGATAATGCTTCATTTAAAAGCTCGAGAAAACAGTTAGCTGCTGAGACTTCTGaagatgatgaggatgatatAGAAATCTCGTACGAAGAGTTGTTGGGGGTCATTGAGAGTTATGATAGAGGTGTACAGAAGGAGGCTACATCGGCAATAACTCGGCTTGTGCGAAGATTTTCGGGTGGCAAGATTCTTACTGAAAGCGATGCGGTCAAG ACCTTGAAGATGTTGGATACAGATAACTCGGCCGTTCAG GGTGGCATACTGATACTGCTGACCAAATTAAGCGAAGGCGCCATAAACGCCAAGAGTTTACTGGAACATTCCATCATGGACGACTTAATCTACCTGATGCTGCTAGGAGCTACTGCGCATGTGCAGATCGAGGCGGCGAGGTGTATCGCCCAG CTGACGAAGCGCgaggagcatgcgcagttgtgGATGGAAACCATGGTCATTTCTGGAACCGAGGCTTTATTCGGCGTTCTGACCGCGCAGGAGCCTGTGCCTGACGAGCTACGTGACGTTGCCTTGACGGCTGTCAATCATTTAGCTTCACATGCACAAATGGCACAGCTGTTGATCGAGTTCGGACTTGACGGCGTGGTTCAATCATTAGCACATAAG CGCCACGCGATTGAGGTATTAAACAGTATAATATCACACGACGTCACTTCCTGTGAGAGATTTGTCGCCAAGCACGAGGCCGAGGTGTTGCCAAGGATACTGAATGTTCTCCAATACAACACTTG CTCCCAGCAACAAGAGGCAGTCCGTTTTCTTGCGACTCTGACCCTTTTTAAGCCCGGTATTCAGCCAGTCATTACCCATCATGCTCTAGGCCATCTGCTGTGGGCGATGACGTGCTCACACTGTAG GTTCGTCAGGGACCATGCTAGTAGAGCCATGAAAAACATAATCAACAACCCAGACAAAACCGCTGTCCTAGAGGCTCTTACCGACCTCTCAACGTCACATGATTCCATCAATACGCATGCTTCAATTACTGCTGGTATCACCGTGGAGACAACTCGACTATTAAACAAATTCCTAAATAACCCTAAAGCTTCAAAGCTGGAGAAAGCCGTTGCAGAGATGGTTTCAGTGTTATCGTTAGCTTTTCAGACGGACTCGCTATCGATATGTGGCAATGAAAGGACGTTGTGCATTAGTGAACCTGTCAATAAAGCCGTTAAAGGGTTTACAAAAGGCAGGATAGCAAAGCCAAATAACCCGGATGCAAGGTATCTTAGCAGCTTAAGAGTACTAACCAATACTGTCGTTGCCATGGTGAGTCTTATCAGGCTGACGGACAGAGATGAGAATGGTAATGAGAAGACGTGTACTCAGGCCAGCGG CGCAAATCCCAGTCTTGCCGCTTTGTTGATCCAATATGGCGGTATTCGACTTTTTACTCAACTCCAGTTCCTGAGTAGCAAACTACAGCATATCAACCCACCATCTTTCCACGCGATTGACCCAACAACTCTACCACCGAAGGACCTTGTTTCTACTATGAAAAACGCGCGGACAGAACTTATATTTGCCTCAACAAAACCTAAACAAGAAACCAGAAAACAGTATCCCAGCTTTGGCTTCCATTCTACTGAACTAAATTTCGTTCGAGAAACAATCAACTTTTTATTGTACTTAGTCAAAGCGACAGCTTCAAGTTTTGACCCGTCTGTTGAGGATTTGAACGTATTTGAGTCAAAACCAGTAAGAACGAGTCATAGCAAAGGAAAGCATTTATCATTCAAGGCGTCAGCGAGCATGGTGAGGAATGCCGTGCGGTTTACTCGAATAGCGCAAGCGCATCAAGAAGATAGTGgaaaagagaagaaaaagagtGGCAAAGGGCGCAAAAGCAGATCAAG GCCCCTTAGTAGCCGAGCCTCCGTCGGTAGCCGAGACACAGCTATGCCGGTTCGCAGCGCACCCAGTCCATCTCCGACTACTACAACCGTTGCACCTCCCGCCCTGACTGGAAGACTGGGTTCTACTTCTCAGGACGAGACGGCTCACTATATCAAACAGAGCCTGTTGGATGCTAAAGTGATTTCGCACCTGGCGccatgggttacctgtggaaTCTATGATATACAG ACCAGCGTTATTAAAGTGATAAGATACCTTATGCACGTACAAAAGAAATCAAAGCAAGCCAGTGGCCATCAAGCACAACCGAGAGAGGCCTGGGGACAAGATCCTCCTGCCCAGACGCGCGCTAACATAGAGAGCCAGCGGCCGACTAGCAGCGTGCCTGGCAACTCCAAGACAAAGTCTGTGCATCTTGGTCACGTGAGTGCTCGTCACGTGGTACAATATTGTGGGGCGTACCTCTTAGATTTGCTAGGGCCGCCGGCCGCGCCGGGATTGGGGCGAGCGTCATTAATGGTTATCCGCGAAGCTGTTATAAATGGAGAG GATGACAGCAGACTCAAATTAGTCAAGCTCGGCTGTTTTAACCGCATCATCGACTACATCCGGGGTAACGAACAGGAAGCTGAGTACCAAGCCCTAGGACTTGTGGTCGTGCGTAGCCTGGTGTCTAGTGACCAGTCTCTCAAGCAGTTATTCTTCGCTCACGGTGGCATGAGTCTTGTCATGGCGCTCAATGATTACAAGGAGGGACTGGTTAAGGAGGAGGCTGGGTACACTCTCACCTCATTTGCCAAAG caGTTACTTCCCCGTCGTATATGCGGTCCAAACGCGCCGCTGGCCGGTCCAAAAAACGCTCGCGGACTCATACAGACGAGGACGTGTGGGACCATGTAGTGGAGAAGTGGAAAGGACAGGACAAGGTGGTCAAAGTGCTGAAGAAATTTAACGTCAGATACTAA
- the LOC5503166 gene encoding uncharacterized protein LOC5503166 isoform X2 — MELWQQIADFTLENASQTLPDQWNFRYLEITGRHLGPPRSINDVCERIPKLQIETRARYVKPKEQSRVATLFKYTSPRRPKSPPRSIKEKIVTVKVVVAKKDDKTPKRNCICSCQDNASFKSSRKQLAAETSEDDEDDIEISYEELLGVIESYDRGVQKEATSAITRLVRRFSGGKILTESDAVKTLKMLDTDNSAVQGGILILLTKLSEGAINAKSLLEHSIMDDLIYLMLLGATAHVQIEAARCIAQLTKREEHAQLWMETMVISGTEALFGVLTAQEPVPDELRDVALTAVNHLASHAQMAQLLIEFGLDGVVQSLAHKRHAIEVLNSIISHDVTSCERFVAKHEAEVLPRILNVLQYNTCSQQQEAVRFLATLTLFKPGIQPVITHHALGHLLWAMTCSHCRFVRDHASRAMKNIINNPDKTAVLEALTDLSTSHDSINTHASITAGITVETTRLLNKFLNNPKASKLEKAVAEMVSVLSLAFQTDSLSICGNERTLCISEPVNKAVKGFTKGRIAKPNNPDARYLSSLRVLTNTVVAMVSLIRLTDRDENGNEKTCTQASGANPSLAALLIQYGGIRLFTQLQFLSSKLQHINPPSFHAIDPTTLPPKDLVSTMKNARTELIFASTKPKQETRKQYPSFGFHSTELNFVRETINFLLYLVKATASSFDPSVEDLNVFESKPVRTSHSKGKHLSFKASASMVRNAVRFTRIAQAHQEDSGKEKKKSGKGRKSRSRPLSSRASVGSRDTAMPVRSAPSPSPTTTTVAPPALTGRLGSTSQDETAHYIKQSLLDAKVISHLAPWVTCGIYDIQTSVIKVIRYLMHVQKKSKQASGHQAQPREAWGQDPPAQTRANIESQRPTSSVPGNSKTKSVHLGHVSARHVVQYCGAYLLDLLGPPAAPGLGRASLMVIREAVINGEDDSRLKLVKLGCFNRIIDYIRGNEQEAEYQALGLVVVRSLVSSDQSLKQLFFAHGGMSLVMALNDYKEGLVKEEAGYTLTSFAKVTSPSYMRSKRAAGRSKKRSRTHTDEDVWDHVVEKWKGQDKVVKVLKKFNVRY, encoded by the exons ATGGAGTTATGGCAACAGATTGCGGATTTCACACTGGAGAATGCTAGCCAAACGCTGCCGGATCAGTGGAATTTTAGATACTTGGAGATAACTGGAAGGCACTTGGGGCCACCTAGAAGTATTAACGATGTTTGTGAACGGATTCCTAAGCTTCAAATCGAAACGAGGGCCCGTTATGTCAAGCCTAAGGAACAGTCGCGTGTTGCTACACTCTTTAAATACACTTCGCCAAGGCGACCGAAATCACCACCGCGATCTATCAAAGAGAAAATAGTCACAGTCAAAGTCGTGGTCGCTAAAAAGGATGATAAAACTCCTAAACGGAATTGTATTTGTTCATGCCAAGATAATGCTTCATTTAAAAGCTCGAGAAAACAGTTAGCTGCTGAGACTTCTGaagatgatgaggatgatatAGAAATCTCGTACGAAGAGTTGTTGGGGGTCATTGAGAGTTATGATAGAGGTGTACAGAAGGAGGCTACATCGGCAATAACTCGGCTTGTGCGAAGATTTTCGGGTGGCAAGATTCTTACTGAAAGCGATGCGGTCAAG ACCTTGAAGATGTTGGATACAGATAACTCGGCCGTTCAG GGTGGCATACTGATACTGCTGACCAAATTAAGCGAAGGCGCCATAAACGCCAAGAGTTTACTGGAACATTCCATCATGGACGACTTAATCTACCTGATGCTGCTAGGAGCTACTGCGCATGTGCAGATCGAGGCGGCGAGGTGTATCGCCCAG CTGACGAAGCGCgaggagcatgcgcagttgtgGATGGAAACCATGGTCATTTCTGGAACCGAGGCTTTATTCGGCGTTCTGACCGCGCAGGAGCCTGTGCCTGACGAGCTACGTGACGTTGCCTTGACGGCTGTCAATCATTTAGCTTCACATGCACAAATGGCACAGCTGTTGATCGAGTTCGGACTTGACGGCGTGGTTCAATCATTAGCACATAAG CGCCACGCGATTGAGGTATTAAACAGTATAATATCACACGACGTCACTTCCTGTGAGAGATTTGTCGCCAAGCACGAGGCCGAGGTGTTGCCAAGGATACTGAATGTTCTCCAATACAACACTTG CTCCCAGCAACAAGAGGCAGTCCGTTTTCTTGCGACTCTGACCCTTTTTAAGCCCGGTATTCAGCCAGTCATTACCCATCATGCTCTAGGCCATCTGCTGTGGGCGATGACGTGCTCACACTGTAG GTTCGTCAGGGACCATGCTAGTAGAGCCATGAAAAACATAATCAACAACCCAGACAAAACCGCTGTCCTAGAGGCTCTTACCGACCTCTCAACGTCACATGATTCCATCAATACGCATGCTTCAATTACTGCTGGTATCACCGTGGAGACAACTCGACTATTAAACAAATTCCTAAATAACCCTAAAGCTTCAAAGCTGGAGAAAGCCGTTGCAGAGATGGTTTCAGTGTTATCGTTAGCTTTTCAGACGGACTCGCTATCGATATGTGGCAATGAAAGGACGTTGTGCATTAGTGAACCTGTCAATAAAGCCGTTAAAGGGTTTACAAAAGGCAGGATAGCAAAGCCAAATAACCCGGATGCAAGGTATCTTAGCAGCTTAAGAGTACTAACCAATACTGTCGTTGCCATGGTGAGTCTTATCAGGCTGACGGACAGAGATGAGAATGGTAATGAGAAGACGTGTACTCAGGCCAGCGG CGCAAATCCCAGTCTTGCCGCTTTGTTGATCCAATATGGCGGTATTCGACTTTTTACTCAACTCCAGTTCCTGAGTAGCAAACTACAGCATATCAACCCACCATCTTTCCACGCGATTGACCCAACAACTCTACCACCGAAGGACCTTGTTTCTACTATGAAAAACGCGCGGACAGAACTTATATTTGCCTCAACAAAACCTAAACAAGAAACCAGAAAACAGTATCCCAGCTTTGGCTTCCATTCTACTGAACTAAATTTCGTTCGAGAAACAATCAACTTTTTATTGTACTTAGTCAAAGCGACAGCTTCAAGTTTTGACCCGTCTGTTGAGGATTTGAACGTATTTGAGTCAAAACCAGTAAGAACGAGTCATAGCAAAGGAAAGCATTTATCATTCAAGGCGTCAGCGAGCATGGTGAGGAATGCCGTGCGGTTTACTCGAATAGCGCAAGCGCATCAAGAAGATAGTGgaaaagagaagaaaaagagtGGCAAAGGGCGCAAAAGCAGATCAAG GCCCCTTAGTAGCCGAGCCTCCGTCGGTAGCCGAGACACAGCTATGCCGGTTCGCAGCGCACCCAGTCCATCTCCGACTACTACAACCGTTGCACCTCCCGCCCTGACTGGAAGACTGGGTTCTACTTCTCAGGACGAGACGGCTCACTATATCAAACAGAGCCTGTTGGATGCTAAAGTGATTTCGCACCTGGCGccatgggttacctgtggaaTCTATGATATACAG ACCAGCGTTATTAAAGTGATAAGATACCTTATGCACGTACAAAAGAAATCAAAGCAAGCCAGTGGCCATCAAGCACAACCGAGAGAGGCCTGGGGACAAGATCCTCCTGCCCAGACGCGCGCTAACATAGAGAGCCAGCGGCCGACTAGCAGCGTGCCTGGCAACTCCAAGACAAAGTCTGTGCATCTTGGTCACGTGAGTGCTCGTCACGTGGTACAATATTGTGGGGCGTACCTCTTAGATTTGCTAGGGCCGCCGGCCGCGCCGGGATTGGGGCGAGCGTCATTAATGGTTATCCGCGAAGCTGTTATAAATGGAGAG GATGACAGCAGACTCAAATTAGTCAAGCTCGGCTGTTTTAACCGCATCATCGACTACATCCGGGGTAACGAACAGGAAGCTGAGTACCAAGCCCTAGGACTTGTGGTCGTGCGTAGCCTGGTGTCTAGTGACCAGTCTCTCAAGCAGTTATTCTTCGCTCACGGTGGCATGAGTCTTGTCATGGCGCTCAATGATTACAAGGAGGGACTGGTTAAGGAGGAGGCTGGGTACACTCTCACCTCATTTGCCAAAG TTACTTCCCCGTCGTATATGCGGTCCAAACGCGCCGCTGGCCGGTCCAAAAAACGCTCGCGGACTCATACAGACGAGGACGTGTGGGACCATGTAGTGGAGAAGTGGAAAGGACAGGACAAGGTGGTCAAAGTGCTGAAGAAATTTAACGTCAGATACTAA
- the LOC5503175 gene encoding solute carrier family 35 member F1, producing MADENEAIDVEKRSVILDRCSRFLNRRTLLIICFGQLMSLCLCGTSVFSQLLASTNGIETPTSQSFLNYILLMFAFTSQLVYDWRHFVCVLKERGWKYFLLALTDVEANFLVVKAYQYTNLTSIQVLDCFALVTVLALSFIFLKVRYKWIHYGGIGVCLVGIACMVTADYFGSRNYGPGTNQVIGDILVLSGSVLYGVSNVAQEFVVKKFSKIEFLGMLGLFGSVISGIQVAILERHALEGVTWSYDVVLYFLGFAVVLFLFYALIPNLMKMSSAAMVNLSILTADFYTLLFGLFLFKDKFSALYFVAFVLTFSGVVIYNTKPEPRIPRAQPEDQYAGITQGSPDLQLHSCCQRAETHGNDEEKPIIGT from the exons atggcggacgagaATGAAGCAATCGACGTTGAAAAGCGATCTGTGATTTTGGACCGTTGTAGTCGATTTTTAAACAG GCGTACTTTGCTCATAATTTGCTTCGGCCAGCTGATGTCATTATGTCTGTGCGGCACCTCCGTCTTCAGTCAACTCCTTGCATCGACAAATGGCATAGAAACCCCTACCTCACAGAGCTTCCTAAACTACATTCTCCTTATGTTTGCCTTCACTTCACAGCTTGTCTACGACTGGAGGCACTTTGTTTGTGTGTTAAAGGAGAGAGGCTGGAAGTACTTTTTACTTGCGCTGACTGATGTGGAAGCAAATTTTCTAGTTGTGAAAGCTTACCAGTATACAAACCTCACTAGTATTCAG GTCCTGGACTGCTTTgctcttgtcactgttctcgCGTTATCCTTTATATTCCTCAAAGTGAGATACAAGTGGATTCATTATGGAGGCATTGGAGTCTGTCTTGTCGGCATTGCATGTATGGTGACAGCTGATTACTTTGGTTCCAGGAATTACGGGCCAG GAACAAACCAGGTTATAGGTGACATACTTGTGCTCTCTGGCAGTGTGTTATACGGTGTGTCTAACGTTGCACAAGAATTTGTTGTCAAGAAATTCAGCAAGATAGAATTTCTTGGTATGCTTGGACTGTTTGGCAGTGTGATATCAGGCATACAAGT TGCTATTTTGGAGAGGCACGCCCTGGAAGGTGTAACCTGGAGTTATGATGTTG TGTTGTATTTCCTCGGTTTTGCGGTTGTCCTGTTTTTATTCTATGCCCTCATTCCTAACCTCATGAAGATGAGCAGTGCGGCGATGGTCAACTTATCCATCCTCACCGCCGACTTCTACACGCTGCTCTTTGGCCTCTTTCTCTTCAAGGATAAG TTCTCAGCGTTGTACTTTGTGGCGTTCGTGTTAACGTTCTCGGGTGTCGTGATCTACAACACCAAGCCTGAGCCGAGAATACCGCGGGCTCAACCAGAGGATCAGTACGCGGGGATCACTCAGGGCTCACCTGACCTGCAGTTGCACTCGTGCTGTCAGCGCGCGGAGACTCACGGGAACGATGAGGAAAAGCCAATCATCGGAACATAG